The region ATCAGAAATTACTTTTTTAGAAAGTCCAACTCCAAATCCTAACGAATGTATTTCTACATCTGAATTAGTATATAATTGATATACTCTGTATTCTCCATTTTGGATAGCTCTGATTGACTGCACACCAGGATCAGAAGTTCCTGCAGCAATATTTGGATTATCCTGAGCCGTTCCATAGAAAGGAGAAATCACATTCAAAGTACCAATAAAATTATTGTATATATTATAGTAACCATTAAGATCGATAGACATACCTTCAAAAACAGAACGATACCCTAATTCAAACGCTTTCACTTCTTCAGGTTTCACATAATTCGCTCTTGATTTCTTCAACAATGCAGCTGCAGCAACAGGATTACTTCCTGCCATAGCAGAAAAAGCATTTACCGAACTTGCAATATAAGAGTTACCATAAGCATCAAGACCTGTCATATCTTTAGTAGCGTTTCCACCGCTGTAAGCCTGACCTTCTGCACTTAAGTTAAATGTCTCACTAAATCTTGTCAAGTTATCAGGAGCAGATCCTATTAACACTGCACTTCCGATATTAAATCCGATATACTGATCCTGAGTTGACGGATTTCTGAAACCTGTTTGGAAAGATCCTCTGAAATTATGATTTCTCTTTTCTCCTCCTGAATATACTAAAGATAAACGAGGTGAATAATTTCCGTCGAAGTTTTTAGATTTATCATAACGAATAGAACCTGTAAATTTCAATCTGTCATCTAAGAATTTTTTCATTAATTGAGCATAAGCCCCATACTCATTGTAATCAATAGGACCGTTCGCATCTGTATAAATTCTTCCATGAGAATTTAATTCATACGCTCTGAACGAACCCCCTAACTGAATTTCCGCAAATTTGATTATATCTCTAAAATTGTAATTAGCATCCGAATGATAGATTTTTGAGTTATCCACCAATTTAGAACCTGAAAGGACATCAGCTTCATTTATAACCTGATTAAAAGCATTTTTAAATTCCGCTGTCCCCGGTAAGAAACGACCTGTATCTGCCGTAGCTCTACCTGCTGCATGTGCCTGTTCCGGAGTCATTCCAGCCAAAGTTCCCTGAATATAAGCTCCCGCATACTGACCAAACCAAGTATTGTCGTCTTTCCATTTTCTATTAACATTAATACCGGTAAAAATCATATCATAGGAATGACCTCCATCTTCTGAAGTAGTATATCCTCTTAAGAAAAAGTTCTTTCCTTTGAATTCTAATTTATGTTGCTGCATAAAAAAGTCATTTAAGTAATATCTGTTAGCCCCCTGATAAACCGCATTACCGGTACCAAATTTACTTTGCCAGATAATTTCAAGTCTCTCATCACCAAAAGGCCTTCCATGAAAAGAGAAGTCTATTTTCTTATTAGCTGCTTTATTATCTGTTAAATCTATTTCATTATAACCTGTTCTACTAACCGTAGTATTTGGCAAAAGATTTGACGCCCCTGCAGGAATCAGTCCCATTGCCTCTAACTTTAAACCAACTCCTTTAATATTTGTTGAAGCCTCGTCACCATAAACGTTAATCCCGTCATAACCCGGATTTGTTCTGTCAATACCAGCTCTTGTCTTATCATTGTAGTTCGTCGCGTACCAATCTGTCGCTTCCATATAAGTAAAGTTAGCTTTAGCCGCAAAATACTTATTGAACGCATGAGCGAATCGAATACCAAAATCATAATACCCATTAGTACCTGCCGCTTCTTGCGAAGTCACACCATATTTAAAGTAAGTCGAAATACCCTGATTGGTAAACGGACTTTTACTTGTCATAAATAAAATACCATTGAATGCATTTGCACCGTACAAAGCAGAAGAAGCACCTGGAAGAAGCTCTACACTCTGAACATCAATTTCAGAAACACCAATCATATTCCCCAAAACGAAATTCAACAACGGAGAAGAGTTATCCATACCGTCAACCAACTGCATGAAACGAGTATTAGCTACAGTTGCAAACCCCCTTGTATTAATTGATTTGAATGACATACTACTGGTATTCATCTGAACCTCTTTCATGTTCTCCAAACCATCATAAAAAGAAGGAGAAGCCGTTCTTTTGATTTCCTGAACCCCCATTCTTTCAATTGTTACAGGTGATTCTAAAACCCTTTCCGGAGTTCTGGAAGCAGAGACTACAATTTCATCCAGTTTTGTCTCTTCATCTTTTAAAATTACATTCACTTTTTGATTTGCCGCAGTAACATTAATTGTTTTGGACTCAAATCCTACCGCAGAAACCTTTATCGAAAAAGGCAGTTTTGCATTGGTAGTCAATTTAAACGATCCGTCGAAATCAGTAGATGCACCACTATTTTCTCCGACAACAACAACGTTTGCACCAGGAATAGATTGTTTGTTACCATCTGTAACCGAACCTGTTATTGTATTCTGCGCAAAAGATATTCCGCTGAACAACAACATAATTAGCAAGTAGACTCTCATTTGGGTTAGTTTTTTCGTTAGTATATATAGCCAAAATAAGCAAATATTTTAATATGCATAAAAAAACGTTAAATAAAATTCATATTTAGCATCATTTTTTACAATATTTTAACTATTTGGTAATTGAATTTCTTAGAATAAAAACAAAGAAATACAGAAGAAAAACCAATATACTATGCATACATATAAATTTTTACTAAAAAAATGAAAAATTCATAAAAATACATCTGTTGAAAAAAATTTTTGACAATAAAAAAAAGCGAGACCTAAATCTCGCTTTTTTAACATATTTATTTAAAATAAAATCTATTCTACTGTAACCGATTTCGCTAAGTTACGAGGTTGATCTACATTACATCCCCTCATAACTGCAATATAGTAAGAAAGTAATTGTAACGGAATTGTCGTCACCAATGGAGACAATGCATCTGAAGTTTCCGGAATTTCGATTACGTAATCTGCCAGTTCACGTACCTGAATATCACCTTTTGTAACTACAGCGATAATCTTCCCACTTCTTGATTTAATTTCCTGAATATTACTTACGATCTTATCATAATGCCCTTGTTTAGGAGCAATTACAATAACCGGCATATGCTCATCAATCAAAGCGATCGGACCGTGTTTCATCTCTGCAGCCGGATAACCTTCTGCGTGGATATATGAAATCTCTTTTAGTTTTAAAGCTCCTTCTAAAGCAACCGGGAAGTTATATCCTCTACCCAGATAAAGACAGTTTGCAGAGTCTTTAAAAGCAGCAGCAATTTCTTTTGCTTTATCATTAGTTTCTAATGCTTCAGCTACTTTTTCCGGAATAATTTCTAATTCCTGAAGATAAGTATGGAAATCCGTATTTGACAATGTTCCTTTTGCTTTTCCAAGTTTTAAAGCAATCATTGTTAAAACTGTGATTTGAGTTGTAAATGCTTTTGTTGAAGCTACTCCAATTTCCGGTCCCGCATGCGTATAAGCACCTGCATGACTTTCTCTTGAAATAGACGAACCAACTACGTTACAAACACCAAACACAAAGGCTCCGTTTTCTTTAGCCAGTTTAATAGCTGCCATTGTATCTGCAGTCTCACCAGACTGAGAAATAGCAATAACTACATCATCTTTATTGATGATTGGGTTTCTGTATCTAAACTCAGAAGCATATTCTACTTCAACCGGAATACGGGTAAACTCTTCAAAAATATATTCAGCCACTAAACCTGCATGCCATGAAGTTCCACAAGCTACGATTAGAATACGTTTTGCATTTAAGAATTTCTCCAGGTTATCCTCGACACCGGCCATCTGAACAATTCCTTCATTTGCATGAAGCCTTCCTCTGTAAGTATCTCTAATTACACTTGGTTGTTCGTAGATCTCTTTCAGCATAAAGTGATCATAACCACCTTTTTCAATCTGCTCCAAATTCATTTGAAGTTCCTGAATATAAGGATCTACTAAGGAGTCATCTTTAATTTTTCTGATTTTAATTGGCTTATGCAATCTGATATTCGCCATTTCTCCATCTTCCAAATACACTGCATTAGAAGTATATTCAATAAATGGTGATGCATCAGAAGCAACGAAATACTCTCCTTCTCCAACTCCAATTGCCAGCGGACTTCCCAATCTAGCCGCCACAAGTTCGTTTGGATTTTTTTTATCAAAAACAGCAATTGCATACGCCCCAACTACCTGGTTCAATGCAATCTGAACTGCTTTACCTAATTTAATATTTTCTTTCTTCTGAACTTCTTCTATTAAATTAACTAAAACTTCTGTATCTGTATCCGACTTAAAAGTATAACCTCTTTTGATTAGCTCTTCTTTTAAAGGAGCATAATTTTCAATAATTCCGTTATGGATAATTACTAAATCACCGGAGTTTGAAAGGTGGGGATGAGAGTTTACATCATTTGGTACTCCATGTGTAGCCCAGCGTGTATGTCCAATTCCAATGCTTCCATTTGTTGTAAAATTCTCCTTTGCTTTAGCTTCAAGATCAGAAACTTTACCTTTTGTTTTACAAAGTTTTATGCCCGACTCTTCGTCATACAGCATAACACCGGCACTGTCATAACCTCTGTACTCAAGTCGCTTTAAGCCCTTGATTACAATAGGATAAGCGTCTCTATGACCGATATATCCAACAATTCCACACATATATATTTATTAATTTGGTTTAGTGTAGTAAACCTCAAGTTTCAGTCTTTTATCACCGGCAGAAGTTTTTCCACCGTACAAGACTGTACCCAGAGGACTCATCACCGATGTTCTCGGTGCTTGTGATATAATTGAATTTTTATTCTTTAATGGGTTTGAAGCAATTACACTTCCGCTCAAAGAAACTGACAACCCTAAATCAATATTTTTAGCTGTTGCATCTTTGATCAGATTACGAATATGATTCGTAATTCTTATTTTATAATATGTCCCTTTTTTAGAATCAACCGTAATTAAACCACCACCATAAGGCGCTGTATCATCCGCAGAATAATCTAACAGAACCGTATTATTAGTCAAATCATACAAGTAAACTCGCTGCGGTCTTCTCGTAGTCCCCATTTTATCTGTATCAACATGAAAAACAAGATTTGCTTCGTTTACTTTCCAGTTCGTTTTTCTAATATCATCCAACTGAGAAGCAAAATCATTAAGACGAATTACCGCCAACGATCCCTGACCTCCTTTTAAATAAAGTCTTTCGTCTCCTTCAGTAGTATTTATATTTGCTGTTGCAATCGCGTTTTGATAATCAGCATTTCTAACGTCCTGAAGAAAACTATTTGTACTTACAACACCTCCGGTAACAAGACTTTTTAAATTCAAAACAATCTCTTTATCTTCTGTTGCATCACCATCAGTTGTAGAAGCCGTTTTGGCTTTATATTTAATTGTAATTACACCTTTAGTAAAGTCCATCAAAGCCATATTACTCGGCGAACTTCCTGATTTTTCAACCATAAAATACAAACCTCTGAAATAGTCCTGAAAAACATCTTCACTAGCCAGTTTTGAAGTTGCTGCCTTTAATATTTTATCTTGAAAAAACTGTTTATTAAGTTTTAAATACATTTGAGGAGCAATCCTACTAGCGGTCTTTTTTCCGTCAGTAACAATTGAATCAGTTCGCTCAGCAGCGCTAAAATAAAATTGGTCATCTACATTAACACCATTACTACCGATTGAATCATTTAATCGCAAGCTACCTTTAACACTAGAAAAGGCGTTATCCTGATCAGTATAATAGTACTGAGGCAATTGATTTCCTCCACTAAAATAGCTGTTTCTCATCTGCATATTTGACTCATAAACACTTAACTTTATTTTAAAGTTACTGCCTTGCCCTCCATAAATAGAATCCAATTCATAAGTACTAGTGCCATCTGTAGCAGTTACTTTATTTTTAACAAAATATGGAATAGCAAGATACACACTTTGAATTACCGGAGATTCTCCAATTGTAGGTGCATAAGAAGCTAGTGCCACCTGAGTTACAAAGTTTGCTGTTGTAGTACCAAACAATGGATTATCAAAAATACCTAACGCATTTGTCGGTAAATTATTTGAGGCAACAGGAGTTATTTCCTGATTGAAGGCTAAAACACTATACTCTTCCGGCTCAAGCCCAAAATGATCATCTCCAACTAAACCATCACCAATTGCATTAAAATCTTTGTCGCATGAATATAAAAAAACAACAATTAAAGCTAAAAGAATTTTCTTAATAAAAGAAGTATTATACATGTTTTATAATAAAGTTAAAATTTAAAGTCCAAACGTTCTGTAGAAATTTGTATATGCGTCAGCAAATGCATCTTTCGTGGCGAAAGGTAAAAAAGGTTTTCCTGAAGATTCTATAAATTTTGTTAAACTTGGAGAAACATTTTCTGAGGCAATGATTACACCATCTGAATGTAAGATGCTAGCTTTTAAAACATTCTCGTAATTTGGAACTTCTAAATCTGATACAGCATCATGAGGAACACCATCAAATTTAACTTTATTTATCATC is a window of Flavobacterium crocinum DNA encoding:
- a CDS encoding TonB-dependent receptor domain-containing protein; the encoded protein is MRVYLLIMLLFSGISFAQNTITGSVTDGNKQSIPGANVVVVGENSGASTDFDGSFKLTTNAKLPFSIKVSAVGFESKTINVTAANQKVNVILKDEETKLDEIVVSASRTPERVLESPVTIERMGVQEIKRTASPSFYDGLENMKEVQMNTSSMSFKSINTRGFATVANTRFMQLVDGMDNSSPLLNFVLGNMIGVSEIDVQSVELLPGASSALYGANAFNGILFMTSKSPFTNQGISTYFKYGVTSQEAAGTNGYYDFGIRFAHAFNKYFAAKANFTYMEATDWYATNYNDKTRAGIDRTNPGYDGINVYGDEASTNIKGVGLKLEAMGLIPAGASNLLPNTTVSRTGYNEIDLTDNKAANKKIDFSFHGRPFGDERLEIIWQSKFGTGNAVYQGANRYYLNDFFMQQHKLEFKGKNFFLRGYTTSEDGGHSYDMIFTGINVNRKWKDDNTWFGQYAGAYIQGTLAGMTPEQAHAAGRATADTGRFLPGTAEFKNAFNQVINEADVLSGSKLVDNSKIYHSDANYNFRDIIKFAEIQLGGSFRAYELNSHGRIYTDANGPIDYNEYGAYAQLMKKFLDDRLKFTGSIRYDKSKNFDGNYSPRLSLVYSGGEKRNHNFRGSFQTGFRNPSTQDQYIGFNIGSAVLIGSAPDNLTRFSETFNLSAEGQAYSGGNATKDMTGLDAYGNSYIASSVNAFSAMAGSNPVAAAALLKKSRANYVKPEEVKAFELGYRSVFEGMSIDLNGYYNIYNNFIGTLNVISPFYGTAQDNPNIAAGTSDPGVQSIRAIQNGEYRVYQLYTNSDVEIHSLGFGVGLSKKVISDFEVGLNYNYAQFDFDQEKDPSFEPGFNTPKHRIKMSVGNDKLFKNFGFSVSGRWNSEYLWQAGFADGIIKSATVIDAQINYGIPKLKSVVKLGAANIGGKEYYQVIGAGLIGQQYFASWTINP
- the glmS gene encoding glutamine--fructose-6-phosphate transaminase (isomerizing) yields the protein MCGIVGYIGHRDAYPIVIKGLKRLEYRGYDSAGVMLYDEESGIKLCKTKGKVSDLEAKAKENFTTNGSIGIGHTRWATHGVPNDVNSHPHLSNSGDLVIIHNGIIENYAPLKEELIKRGYTFKSDTDTEVLVNLIEEVQKKENIKLGKAVQIALNQVVGAYAIAVFDKKNPNELVAARLGSPLAIGVGEGEYFVASDASPFIEYTSNAVYLEDGEMANIRLHKPIKIRKIKDDSLVDPYIQELQMNLEQIEKGGYDHFMLKEIYEQPSVIRDTYRGRLHANEGIVQMAGVEDNLEKFLNAKRILIVACGTSWHAGLVAEYIFEEFTRIPVEVEYASEFRYRNPIINKDDVVIAISQSGETADTMAAIKLAKENGAFVFGVCNVVGSSISRESHAGAYTHAGPEIGVASTKAFTTQITVLTMIALKLGKAKGTLSNTDFHTYLQELEIIPEKVAEALETNDKAKEIAAAFKDSANCLYLGRGYNFPVALEGALKLKEISYIHAEGYPAAEMKHGPIALIDEHMPVIVIAPKQGHYDKIVSNIQEIKSRSGKIIAVVTKGDIQVRELADYVIEIPETSDALSPLVTTIPLQLLSYYIAVMRGCNVDQPRNLAKSVTVE
- a CDS encoding DUF4270 domain-containing protein, whose translation is MYNTSFIKKILLALIVVFLYSCDKDFNAIGDGLVGDDHFGLEPEEYSVLAFNQEITPVASNNLPTNALGIFDNPLFGTTTANFVTQVALASYAPTIGESPVIQSVYLAIPYFVKNKVTATDGTSTYELDSIYGGQGSNFKIKLSVYESNMQMRNSYFSGGNQLPQYYYTDQDNAFSSVKGSLRLNDSIGSNGVNVDDQFYFSAAERTDSIVTDGKKTASRIAPQMYLKLNKQFFQDKILKAATSKLASEDVFQDYFRGLYFMVEKSGSSPSNMALMDFTKGVITIKYKAKTASTTDGDATEDKEIVLNLKSLVTGGVVSTNSFLQDVRNADYQNAIATANINTTEGDERLYLKGGQGSLAVIRLNDFASQLDDIRKTNWKVNEANLVFHVDTDKMGTTRRPQRVYLYDLTNNTVLLDYSADDTAPYGGGLITVDSKKGTYYKIRITNHIRNLIKDATAKNIDLGLSVSLSGSVIASNPLKNKNSIISQAPRTSVMSPLGTVLYGGKTSAGDKRLKLEVYYTKPN